One Panicum virgatum strain AP13 chromosome 9K, P.virgatum_v5, whole genome shotgun sequence genomic region harbors:
- the LOC120651445 gene encoding uncharacterized protein LOC120651445 yields the protein MSGRFRATPAKRKKLQMIQTTLDMFRKTPEEVVRERHAPGFVESDVELSEKKKKLHAKLTKLWSNFLQENGLPLSIINNRSFELMVEAVAQYGPGYVCPSKEELMGPLFEKLMDWVAELRKKHERAWEQHGCTLMVDSFTNNLRNLHLLSFMVGSVEGIFFLGSADASYLSDYEDLADLIEDKIEVIGRDRVVQVVSDNSHKLKAACRLLMERNPTLFWTPCAFQCLDLMLKDIGRLEEFNKHIQQAKHVTTFVYRHQRFLCAMCNKIGRKELVVPATTRYSTLFLTLKRMYKHKDVMKCLFTNEDWSRSKLSSTETGANVREIVLSPTFWNGVEDCIKASEPLLAVLRMVYSGEKPAMPEVFACLDLAKKKISDSFSCNPVILKKVIDIIELHWAEQMEQKLYEAALFLNPNKYFDIKENDY from the exons ATGTCAGGCAGATTCCGTGCTACACCTGCcaagaggaagaagctgcagatgatACAGACTACATTGGATATGTTCAGGAAGACACCTGAGGAGGTTGTTAGGGAAAGGCATGCCCCTGGTTTTGTTGAGTCTGATGTTGAGCTGtcagagaagaaaaagaaactgCATGCAAAGCTTACCAAGCTTTGGTCCAACTTCTTGCAGGAGAATGGCCTGCCGCTCAGTATCATCAACAATAGGAGCTTTGAGCTTATGGTCGAGGCCGTTGCACAGTATGGGCCTGGGTATGTATGTCCCAGTAAAGAGGAGTTGATGGGTCCTCTATTTGAGAAGCTGATGGATTGGGTGGCTGAACTGAGGAAGAAGCATGAGAGGGCCTGGGAGCAGCACGGTTGTACGCTTATGGTGGATTCCTTCACCAATAATTTGAGGAATCTTCACTTGCTCAGTTTCATGGTTGGTAGTGTGGAGGGAATTTTCTTCTTGG GTTCAGCTGATGCCTCATATTTATCAGATTATGAAGATTTGGCAGATCTGATAGAGGACAAGATTGAGGTCATAGGTAGGGACAGAGTTGTTCAGGTTGTCAGTGATAACAGTCACAAACTTAAGGCTGCGTGCAGGCTTCTAATGGAGAGGAATCCTACTCTGTTTTGGACCCCCTGTGCTTTCCAGTGCCTGGACCTTATGCTGAAGGACATTGGGAGGTTGGAAGAATTTAACAAACATATTCAGCAGGCCAAGCATGTCACCACATTTGTCTATAGGCATCAAAGATTTCTTTGTGCAATGTGCAACAAGATAGGTCGGAAGGAACTTGTGGTGCCCGCAACCACTCGATACTCCACATTGTTCCTAACTTTGAAGAGGATGTACAAGCATAAAGATGTAATGAAGTGTCTATTCACTAATGAAGACTGGAGTAGGTCCAAATTGTCAAGTACAGAAACAGGGGCCAACGTGCGTGAAATTGTGTTGTCACCCACATTCTGGAATGGAGTAGAAGATTGCATAAAAGCATCAGAACCActtcttgctgttttgaggATGGTCTACAGTGGTGAAAAGCCAGCAATGCCAGAGGTTTTTGCATGCCTCGATCTTGCTAAGAAGAAAATCAGTGATTCTTTTTCATGCAATCCTGTAATACTGAAGAAAGTAATTGACATTATTGAGTTGCATTGGGCAGAACAAATGGAGCAAAAGCTATATGAAGCTGCATTGTTTCTGAACCCAAACAAATATTTTGACATCAAAGAAAATGAttattga
- the LOC120651446 gene encoding U1 small nuclear ribonucleoprotein 70 kDa-like has product MADYGHGGGQMRGNPDSRPRGQGQRPNVQQLKLMGQIHPTGLTPNLLKLFEPRPPLEYKPPLEKRKLPAYTGMAQFVSQFAEPGDPEYAPPVPTCETRAEKKARIRNNKLEQGAAKVAEELQKYDPQSDPNATGDPYKTLFVARLNYEMSEHKIKREFEAYGPIKRVRLVTEKDTSKPRGYAFIEYMHTRDMKNAYKQADGRKVDNKRVLVDVERGRTVPNWRPRRLGGGLGSSRMGGADTDKKDSAREQQHGGRPRSEEPRRDDRRAERDREKSRERVRERERDERPRERSHDRTRDRDSREEKHHHRDRERTRDRERGKDREREHGRDRDRDRDRDHDRRDRDRDRDRGRDYDRERDRGRSHDRHRERGRDRGERDYERPSHERERGHMHERDADYGNGGPKHDKNLSSYGQDYGYGHYEQHKGHEAFGYGQDGRGHETEHSKRHDHEYYRVDSYSKMETNYQVQPNNAEPEGPEEGEAYEEGDYQYHRAGEHMNEA; this is encoded by the exons ATGGCCGACTACGGCCACGGCGGGGGTCAGATGCGGGGCAACCCGGACTCTCGCCCCAGGGGCCAGGGGCAGCGCCCCAACgtccagcagctcaagctc ATGGGGCAGATCCACCCGACGGGGCTCACGCCCAACCTGCTCAAGCTCTtcgagccgcggccgccgctcgaGTACAAGCCCCCGCTCGAGAAGCGCAAATTGCCGGCATACACAG GGATGGCGCAGTTTGTGTCGCAATTTGCCGAGCCTGGGGATCCTGAATATGCTCCCCCCGTGCCCACGTGTGAGACAAGG GCTGAAAAGAAGGCTAGGATTCGCAATAATAAGCTCGAACAAGGTGCAGCTAAGGTTGCTGAAGAGCTTCAGAAgt ATGACCCGCAGAGTGATCCCAATGCCACTGGTGACCCATACAAAACACTCTTTGTTGCAAGACTT AACTACGAGATGTCTGAACACAAGATTAAACGGGAGTTTGAAGCTTATGGTCCTATTAAGAGG GTTCGGCTTGTAACTGAGAAGGATACAAGTAAACCTAGAGGATATGCTTTCATAGAGTACATGCACACACGTGACATGAAAA ATGCATACAAGCAAGCAGATGGGAGAAAAGTGGACAATAAAAGGGTATTAGTTGATGTTGAGCGTGGTAGAACTGTTCCAAATTGGCGTCCCAGGAGATTGGGTGGTGGACTGGGATCAAGCAGGATGGGTGGTGCAGATACTGATAAAAAAGATTCTGCTAG GGAGCAACAACATGGTGGGCGTCCCAGGTCGGAAGAGCCTAGGAGAGATGATAGGCGTGCTGAAAG GGATCGGGAGAAGTCTCGTGAAAGGGTACGGGAAAGAGAACGTGATGAGAGACCCCGTGAGCGTTCACATGACCGGACTCGTGATCGTGATTCACGAGAAGAGAAGCACCACCATAGAGACCGTGAGAGGACTCGGGACAGGGAGAGAGGGAAAGACCGGGAAAGAGAGCATGGCCGTGACCGTGACCGTGACCGTGACCGTGACCATGATCGTCGTGACAGGGACAGGGACAGGGATCGTGGTAGGGACTATGATAGAGAAAGGGACCGTGGCCGCTCTCATGATCGCCATCGTGAGAGGGGCAGGGACCGTGGTGAAAGAGATTATGAGCGCCCCAGTCACGAGCGGGAACGTGGCCACATGCACGAGAGGGATGCAGACTATGGCAATGGTGGGCCAAAACATGACAAAAATCTGTCCAGTTACGGGCAGGATTATGGCTATGGACATTATGAGCAACACAAAGGCCATGAGGCATTTGGTTATGGTCAAGATGGACGTGGGCATGAAACTGAGCACTCAAAGAGGCATGACCATGAGTACTATCGTGTTGACTCGTACAGTAAAATGGAAACAAACTATCAGGTGCAGCCTAACAATGCAGAACCTGAAGGGCCTGAGGAAGGTGAGGCATACGAGGAAGGTGACTACCAGTATCACCGAGCTGGCGAGCACATGAACGAGGCTTGA